The following is a genomic window from Chloroflexota bacterium.
AGCCGATGGCAAGTAAGTTTCGGCCGCAGGATCCCGCGGAAACAGCCCGGCTGAAAGATGAGCTGAGGTCTACAGTGGCGACCCGCCGCGAGCTGGGCGAGCACTATGACGATCACATCGTGGCGGCGCTCATGGAGCGCATTGATTCCCACATCAACGAGCGCATCGAGGTTGCTATGATCCAGGCACGCACGCAGGCAAAGTCGGACGCGGAGGCCTTTCTCAAAGTGGCGATGCCCGTGTTGGGCTTTGGCGTGCCGCTGGTGATCGTCGGCGCGATCGTGGCTGGCGCAAACGGCTTCTATGCCGTCTTGGGAATGGTCTTCTTCATCAACGTTCTCTGGCTGTGGCGCTCACGTTAGTCAAGCCCTGCTACTGGCCCGCTGAACGAGAGAGTAATTTCGTACTGGCTGGCGTCTGCAATTCTTCATGCACGAGCGTACGAAACGCGAGTTTCACAACGAGAAGGGCTAGCGCCGGGTGAGGGCGCTATCAGGTCTGGCGATCCTGCACCCATAGCTTGTACAGAATCCCCGCTCCGACTACGAGCAAAACAACGCCTGCGAGTGTGAACCACCACGGCTGGTGAGTCTGCACCCCTTCTTCCCAGGCATTGAAACCTTGAATCTCCACACTTAACACGTCGACCGTAATGACGACCATGCCGTTGTTCATAGCGTGGCCGAGGATCGCCGGCAGAATAGACCGCGTCTCCAGCGTCCACCACCCAAACGCAAGCCCCAGGAAAAAAGCGCCTACGAATTGCCAGGGATTCATGTGAATAGCACCAAATAGGAAAGCGGTAACTATCACCGCCCACCACGCACCGTAGTTGCGCGTGAAGCCATGGAGCAGGATGCCGCGGAACAGTGGTTCTTCGGTGATTGGCGCGACAACAACCAGCACAATGAAGGTGCCAAGCATGAAGCCCTCGCCAAGACCAAGCTCGCCAAGCATCTCTATGAGCCAGTCCGGTATCGGTAGGAAGCGTTGGAGGACGTTATCGAGTTCCGATACGACAATGATGAGGCCAAGCATCATCACGAACATCGGCAGGATCAGCATGGGGGAGAATCCCCGCAGATAGAAGAGTTGGCGGGCCGAAACGCGAGACCATGCCGTACCTAAAATTACGACGGCGCCAAAGGTGGAAAGGTTCACCATTGCAAGCACCGTGGACAACTCCTGCATCGGAATCGACTGAAGGGAAAGATAGAAGCCTACAACCACAGTCACGCCCAACTGCAGAATCAAAAGCAGGCCGAGTAAAACCAGGGCCTGCAAGACGTTGGGAAAGGCGCGAGTCTTAGGTTGGTTGGTCTCGGGGGTTGGCTCAGACGTAGCCAAGGGATGGGGGTCCTCTCGATTCAGATCGTGCAAGCGGAGAGCCAGGCCGTAAACCTTGAATCCAGTTCTTGCCTGCTACACCTACCAGACAAACAAGCAGTCTTTGGCACAGTTTTTGAGAATCGTTTCTTAGCACTCTCGTCGGCTCAAGTATAGCACTGGCGTACACGTCCAGGCCGCAAGGGGGATGCACGCTGCGATTTATCCACAGTGCCTTCTACACTCAAGTGTCGAATCGTCTGTGCGGCTTGAAGTGTAACCGCAAGGGAGGCGAGGGGGGCACGTTCAGTGGCAGGGCGACTGGGAAGGGATTGAAATAGGAGACTGGCCGGAAGCACTCGCGCCCCCGGCGCGTAAACGCTACAATAGTGTGAGTGTGTGTGCTTTTTCTCAAGAAGAATAAGCCTCCTGACCCGGAAGTATACCAACGCGCATTGGACGCGGATGGTTCTACGCCGGGAACACGACGTCAGAGTGAAGGTAGCAGAAGGATTTTCAAGGCAGTGGGCGTATCGATGAAGATGTCAATCGAAGATCTAGAAGAACAAGCACGACTAATCCGCCGCGACATCATCACCTGCACGACAATAGCAGGGTCAGGGCACCCGTCAAGCTCGCTCTCCGGCGTAGAGATCATGGCTGCATTGTATTTCGGCGGCATCATGCAATATGATCCCGCAAAGCCGCAATGGCATGATCGTGATCGCTTGATTATGAGTAAAGGCCACGCGAGCCCGTTGCTCTATGTTGTCTTGGCACAGGCCGGGTATTTCTCAACGGACCTGCTGGCAACCCTTAGGCAGATTGGCAGCCCGCTCGAGGGGCATCCCAACATGACCCGCCTGCCCGGTGTAGAAGCCAGTACCGGATCTCTGGGTCAGGGACTCTCGCTTGGCTTGGGACATGCCTTCGCAGCCCGCATCGAGAATAGAGATTTCCACGTATTCGTCATATTGGGTGATGGGGAACAGGACGAAGGGCAGATTTGGGAAGCTGCCATGACTGCGGCTCACTACAAGCTCGACAATGTGACCGCCATTGTGGACCACAACAAAGCCCAGCAGACCGGCTGGGTGAGAGACGTGCTCGACTACTCGCCGCTGACGGAAAAGTGGCGGGCCTTTCAATGGGATGTTCAGGAAATTGACGGTCACGACACATCCGCCGTGGTGCAAGCGTTGCAGCGAGCCAAGTCCACCGAGGGACGCCCATCATGCATTGTCGCCCATACGGTCAAGGGCAAAGGCGTCTCTTTCGTTGAGGCAGACTATTCATATCATGGCAAATCACTTACCAAGGAAGAAGAGCAGCGTGCCTTGGAGGAACTCGGATGGCAGTAGAACCAAAAGTTAATCTCAAGATGGGCAAGGCGACTCGCGATGCGTTTGGCGCCGCGTTGCGGGAGGCCGGCAGGACTAATCCCGATATTGTCGTCGTGGACGGCGACGTCAATAATTCCACGCGTACCGAGTGGTTCGCGCAGGAGTTTCCCGAACGCTTCATCAATGTCGGCATCGCGGAATCGAACCTGGTAGGTATCGGCGCCGGATTGGCAGCGTGTGGAAAACTGCCGGTGATTGCCAGCTTCGCCTGCTTTATCATGTGCAACGGGTACGACCAGTTGCGCATGTCGATTGCTTTCCCGAATCTCAATGTAAAAGTCGTCGGCAGCCATGCGGGAATTAGCATCGGTGAAGACGGCCCGTCGCAGATGGCTATCGAAGATGTCGCTCTGGCGTTGGGTTTGCCGACGTTTACCGTGATCGTACCCGCCGATGAGCCCTCCACCCATAAGGCGGTTGCGGCGATGTTGAGCGCAGAGGGTCCCGCTTACATGCGCGTGGGCCGGCCGGACGTGCCCGTCATTTACGGGGACAATCCTGATTTCACGCTGGGAAAGGCAAACGAATTGCGCAGCGGCGGGGACATTACGCTCATTAGTAACGGCATCATGGTTGCTGCCGCGTTGGAGGCAGCACAGACATTAGCCGCGGAGGGTGTCCAGGCTCGTGTGCTCGACATGCACACGGTGCGACCGCTGGACGTGGCAGCCGTGACGAAAGCGGCGCGCGAAACAGGCAAGATCGTAGTTGCTGAGGAACATCTGGTGCAGTGCGGTCTCGGTAGCGTGGTGGCAATGGCGGTTGTCGAGCATGCCCCCTGCGCAATGGCATTCGTCGGAGTTGAGAACACCTACGCTGAGTCCGGAGATGCGTCTGCGCTCCTGCAGAAGTATGGCTTGACCGCTCAACACATTGTGGCAAAAGCCCGGTCCTTGCTGTAGGGCCGTCTTGCGCCGGATTCTGCGGTTGGCTTGTAATGTGCAGCCATTCCAGGCATCATATATATAGCTCTCTGATTCGTCAGTCCCACAGAGCGTCTGTTTAGTAGTTTTGTATCCACCACCTGCCCTGGTCTCAGCGTGGCTTAGGTTGGTGGATGATTCTCACAAAGTCAGTCCGGAGGGATGTTCTCACTTTGCACCTTTCGGGCCGTGGTGTAGGTAGCTTGCGAGAAGAGGAGTGTCGCCAGTGAAAGTGCCCATTAAGTTTCTCCGGGTCATGCTTTTGTTGCTGGGACTTGCGGTTATAGCAACCGCTTGCGTCCCATTTGTGGGGAACGGCCCCGATGAAGAGACGCCCACTCCTGAAGTCATCCCAACGGTCATTCGCCCGACGCAAGCAACCTCCGAGGCGCCTGCTGCCTCGCCGGTGCCAACATTAGTGCCATTGCCGACTCGGGCTCCGCAGGCCGCGACCGCCCCGCCATCTTGCACACCACGTACCGATTGGCCGACCTACACCGTACAATCGGGTGACACGCTCTATAGCATCGCCCAGCGCAGTGATTCCACACAGGCAATTGTCCAGGCGGCGAACTGCCTCGCTGATCCGAATAAGATATTTGAAGGGCAGTCACTGCGCGTACCGAAACAACCGGCCCCGCGGGAACCTGCGGCCACTCCCGGGCCTGCAGCGACCCCGCAACCAGGCTTCTTCCAAGCAACGGTCACACCCGGCGCGCCCACTGCAACTGGGGAGGTTGAGTTTACGATTATTGTACAAGACAACACAGCCATCCCAGGCTCACCAGGATCTTACCAGGCGCGGACTGCGGACGGCGCCGTAAAGCTTGGTGTTTCGGTTACCAATGTGACGAGTTTCGAGATTGTGCGTGCGGACGGTTACGTCTTAGATAGAGAGCAAGCTGCTTCCGGCAGTACGACCGCAGGGGGTAATTTCAGCTATACTAAATTGAACCGGGCAGAGGGCAGCAACCATCTAATCTTCACCATAAAGGTTATAAAGCCGGATGGTACTGAAGATGAGAGCACTCCCTATTACATTCAGTGGCCGTAACAGTGATGGCGACTTCGTTGGAATCTCGGTGGTAATTGACCATGCTAATAGCACGCGTTTGGTGATCGGCTGATTCGTTGACGAACGCCGCCACGTAGCCGGCACTATTGCAATAGAGAAAAATGCATAGCCCCGGGGAGCGAATCTGGCTGCCCGGGGCTATGCGATTTCCCGATTGCCCTGGTTATGAGTGTGCTACGCTAGACGACCCTGCGGACAATGGATGCGTCCGCTCGGCGAGGGGAATGCTGACACGTTGTCCGCTCAGGTGCGAGGTATACATAGCCATCACCATCTCCAGGTTATAGCGGCCCGCCTCGCCGCTGCAGGGGTGTTCACTGCCAGTCTCGATGGACTTGATTAGCTCTTGCAGGATTGGGGTAATGCTGTGCTCGCCAAGTCGCGGGTCGAGCTCTTCCGGCACCGCTATGTGCTGCCATTGCGGCGCATCCTGCAGGTCAGCAGGATAGAACGCCGGCACGGGCAGGTGGAAGAGATCGCTGTTGCCCCGCCGGGTGCCGGTGCCACGCAGCGACAGTTGGCCCTTGGTACCGAGCACATCCACGCTGTAGAGTCTACTGTCAGTCTTCTCATAGCCCAGAAATTGGCATTCACCCACCGGTGCGCGCGACATGCCGAAGAGAGCGTACGCCCGCTCGCCGAGCACCAAGCCGGAGGCGCGGTCTCTAGGACTCATTTCCTGAGAATCCATGGCGTCATCAATTGTGGCGGCTCTTCCCTCCCAGGTAAGGTGGGCTAGGCACCAGGTCGGCGCGCCGCCTAAGAACTGCATGCGGTCGAAGACGTGCGTGCCCATCTCCATGAGTTCGTTACCGGCCTTGCGCCCGCTCTTGTTGTTACCGCGCACCAAGATTACGTCACCAATGTCCCCATTTTCGATCATGGACCGCATGCGTTGCAGTGACGGACGCACCGTGGCTTGATGGTTAATGGCAAGCTTCACGCCGGCCTGGTCGCATGCCTCCACCATCTGATCGGCCTCAACAAGGTCGAGGGCCATGGGCTTTTCACAAAGCACGTGTACGCCATGCTCTGCCGCCGCTACCGTAGCGGCGCAGTGTTGGGGTCCTTGCGTAGCAATGGCGACAATGTCCAGCTTCTCCGCTGCGAACATGGCGTGGTAGTCGGTGTAGCGGTTTGCCACGTTGAACGCGTCGCCAACTGCATGCAGACGGCCCTCGTCTATGTCGCAGACGGCAACGACGTCTATCTCAGCAACTTCGTGAAGCGCGGGAAGGTGCGACTTGCTCATCCCCCCGCAGCCGATCAGTGCCGCCCGGTATCGTTTCGACCCCATAGTCCCTTTCTTTCTTTAGAGAGAAAATCGAATTACTCCGTCATTCCGGCGAAAGCCGGAATCCAGACGTGGCCGACAGTGTGCGGATGCCGGCGTAGATTTTCTAGTATCATGCCCCCGCCCCGCATCGAAACGAGAATGGGTCCGTGCCTTTCTGTTGGGAAGCTACCTGCAATCTCTTACGGGGTTTCTCACTCAATCCGCTGGGTCTGGCCGGTTTCCGCAGCGCGGTAAATGGCGTGGACGACCTTGAGTACGTGCAGGGCCTCCGCCGTGGCGACCGGATGTGCTTCCAGTCCCAAGGCGCCGCGCACCGCCGCCCGCACCAATCCGTAGTACGTGGGCGCGGCGTCGTCTGTCGGGGCATCGTACCGGATGGTGCGGTAGGGCGCGGAGCGTTCGGCGGAATGTGTGCTATACCACTCCAGGCTCTCCCAATCGTTGGGCCTTCCCCGCAGCCAGCCATCGGAACCCCAGAGATGGAGATGCGACTGCTTGTTGCGGTCCACGTAGTAGGCCGAGGTCAGCGTACCGACCATGCCGTCCTCGAAACGCAGCACCGCGACGGCAGCGTCCTCAGTATCGATAGGCGCGCCGCCGACGACAGCGGTGAGCCCGGCGACTTCGACAATGCGTTGCCCGGTAAGGTGGTGCAGCAGATCGACATAATGAATACCCAGCCACATGAGGTGCCCGCCGCCGGCGTAGGCTTTCTGCGAAAACCAGGATGCTTGCCATTCAGCTTGCTGCACGCGTGTCTGGTCGGCGATGAAATATGTGTCGACGCCGTAGAGCTTGCCGAGCCGGCCGTTCGAAACCTGGCGTCGCGCATCTTGTAAGAAGGGAAAACCCCGCGCGGCAAAGGCGAGGCCGATATTGCGTTGCTGCGCATCAGCCAGAGCAGCGAGTTCCCCAAACTCTTCCCACTGCAGACAGGCGGGTTTCTCGGCAAGCACGTGGCTGCCCTGGCGGACACAGGCAGCAATGACAGGAGGCGCGGTGCGTGGTTCCAAACTAACAATGGCGAGGTCCGGTTGGAAGGCGGCATACAGTGAATCCGTATCTGCGAACGTGCCGACAAGCCGCGCGCCAAGGTGCGCCTGCGCATGCGCCTCAATGTCGTCGGCGCCGTCCGTCACCAACGCCACCTCCGCCACTTCGGGAAGCGCTGCAAGGATTTCCAAGAAGCCGCTGACATGCATTGTGCCCGTGGGAGACGTGATGACGGCAACCTGTGCGAGCTCGCCCATTGGTCACTCCTTTGTGCTGTTTTGTCCGAGAAAGAGATCGCGGCCTTTGACCAGCGCAGCCATCTTCTGATCGGCGACTATGCGGGAGAGCATCCAGAAGCCGCAGTCGGGATGCACCCATTTGATGCGATCTGCGCCCAATACCGTTACAACGCGTTCAATGCGGCGGGCGATGAGGTCCGGTGTCTCCACGGCGTTGTCCTTGATATCAACGACGCCGATTCCCAAGGCTACATCAGGTCTGAGATCCTGAAACACTGGCAGTTCCGCGTCGCCCGGACGCGAAAACTCCAGCAGAAGGTGATCGCACTCCAACCGGTTGAAGAAAGGAAGGAGATCCTTAAACAACCCTTGCTGGACGGTCTGCCCGCCGTAATTGCCAAAGCAGAGATGCACGCCCTTCTGCCCGTTGAACCCGGCAAACACGTGGTTGAGAACGTCAGCCGCCCACTCGCCGTCAGACGGCGAACCGACCAGATTTGCCTCATCGATTTGCAAGGCTGCCGCGTTAAGGTCAGCCGCCTGTTTGCAAAAGACATCGGCAATGGCGAAAGCAAGTGAGCGAATATCGCGATAGTGGAGGTCCAGCAGGGACTTGGCAAGCATATAAGGGCTCGTGAGCGTAAATTTATAGGGGCGTGTGGTGAGCGAGCCACCGGTCGCGGCGGACGGCAGGTCGAGCGTTCCCTCACCTATGGCATCTCGCACGACTCCCGCAGGCTGCTTGCGAAACTGCATACCGGATTGCTGGCGAAAGGCGGCAACTTCAGCTCGACTGAAAGTCGTGTCTATCCCGCCTAAGGGAGAGACAAAGTATTCGATCATGCCCTGGGTTTCCGGATGGTTGACGTCGAATCGAGAGAGTTCGCCATCCGTCACCACATCGATGCCGGCAAGCTCCTGAGTCTTGAACACTGCGAGCATGGCGTCGCGCAGCGCGGGCCTGCTGGGCATCGCCAGCAGCCAGGCAGGCGCGGGATAACTCCCCACCACGGTGGTCAGGATTGGGGGTTCTTTGTGATCCCCTGCGGTGTTGGGTGCTGGGTCAGATGAGGGTACAGGCACGAGTGTGTGTCCTAATGGCACTGACGGTCAATGGGATTTCGCGTCAAGTGTACTCAAAGTCTGGAGTGACTACGCAAACATTAGCCTCACTTTAAACGCTCTTGGGAGGAGATACAAGCGAGAGCGATGCGAAGCTGCATGCGTTGAGTTGAGGTGTGTCGAAGAAATATCGCATCGCCAAGCACAGGTAATTCGCGGTAAGCCCTGCCGTTCGCACTGAGCTTGTCGAAGTGTGGACGGCAGAGGGGGAATTCGCGTCCACCCTCTTTTTCCGATATTCAACTAAGTGATTGGAATTCAGCGTGCCCAATGGGATCATGCTTTCGGGGCACGGCGAAACGGGCGGCTGATCCAAGCAAGCAGACTGCGCACCGGCTTGGCGAACACCTTCCCGCGCACTGCTGCGTTGACACTAGCAAGATCTAGCTCGTTCCCATGATAGCGGACAGAAAAGGTATCGTTTTTAGGGTTGAAACTAGTCTCTTGGACGCCCGGGAGTGACTCAAGGCCCTCCTGTGTACGCCGCGCTCATATGCTCGTGCAGGCGAGACCGGCGACGTGGACTTCAAGCTCGCGTGTTGGTGCAGGTTGCAGACCTGCGCTACCGAAGTCGTCGCCCGTGGTTTCATCCCGTCGGAGCACGACGTAGGGATCGATGAAGAGATTTAAGAGTCGTGGCATCGTGACTCATCCTTAATTTTAGGCGACTGCAGGGTCTGCCGGGATATCGCTTGTGGTGAGGTGGCTACGCAGCATTACTAAAGACGCCACTTCCAAGGCACATAATTGTCGGAATGCCCTTCGACAAGCTCAGGGCGAACGGCAGCACTGCTGTCTAATTGAGTCTGAAAGGACATTGCTTTCGATTGATTTCCAGTGCGGCGCGCAAGGCGGAAACTCCTCACACAGCCTTCAGCCAGCGGTCGAGAAACGCCACGGCTTGGATATCCGTGATCTCCGCTTCCGGCTCCGTTTCATGGCCTTGTTCGTGAATGCGAATGCCGCACTTCTCCGGTATGCCGAGATTCCTATATATCTCTTCAACCAGCTTGAATTCCTGAACGGCATTCGGCCACCACACGGCGCCGTCGTGCTTGCCGTCCTCCACGAAGAAGGCGCGCGGGCAGATGAGAGAGGCAATGTCGGCGTCGCCAAACTCATGGAAGAGACCTGGGATGAATTGGAATTCGGATGAAGTCTCAATGAAGGAACCGACTTTGATGATTTCCGGCTGCAGCATCTTGCTGAACCGCTCGTTGAACCAGGCCGATGAGACCACCGCCTGCAATCGTTGCTCCAGGGCACCCAGCCAAAGGGCGGCACGGCCGCCGCGCGAAAGGCCGTAGAGGCCGATTCTGCTATTGTCAACTTCCGGCAGCGTCTCCAGATAGTCCACGGCACGGGAGAGCGTGAAGTACTCCAGCGCCTGGATGGTTTGGCCGATGAGGATGGCCTTGCGGTGAATCTGGTTCTGCGCGCGGCCCTGCTCGTGCTTGCGCAGCGAGGGAATGTTGGGCACGTTGAAGCGGTCTTCGCCGTAGCCGCCAATCATGCGTGGCGCTATGACCACGTAGCCATGCTTGGCGAGGCGCACACCAATCTCGTGATAGGCGGCACTGTGTTCCGGGTCGCAGAACCCGCAAATCTGCTCCGGCGTGTGATTGACGCCGTGCTGGGCGAGCACCGCCGGAAACGGCCCCGGGCCATGAGGGCGAATGAGAATGGCATCCACGCGCACGTCGTCAAATGACGTATACCAAACGCGTGAGGCCGTGTAGGTATCGGTAGCGGCGATTTCCTCGATGCGCGGCTCCAGTGGTCCGCGCTCCCACGGCCAGCCGCCGATCATGGCGAGCAGGCGCTCGCGATTTGGTTCAATTGACTTCAGATACGCATTCTGATTTGAGTAGTCCCGCTGCCAGTTTTCGCCGCGCGCGTCGTAATGTTCGCGGCATTGGCGCATGAGCCAGTTGTCATACGCCTCAAAGAGTCGCTGCCGCAGCGGGTCTACGTCGGCTCCGGTGAGTCTAGGATCCTCGCCAATCACGAGACACCTTTCGTTGAAGTGCGGAAGGAGGAGGCCGCGTGACCTCCTCCTTCCCCGTTGACGCTACGAGTTGATGGGCAGGACCTACCGCGTTTCGCCGTGTTCAGCCAGGAAGTCGTCGAGGATTGTCTGGACCTGCTCTTCGGCTTCCTTGAGGGCTTCGGGAATTGTGCGGTTACCCGCCATAACGTCAGGCACGAAACCGTTGACAAACGAGAGAACCTGGGGCGCGCCCGGCAAGGGTATGACAAATTTGCGGTGCTGCATCATGTTAGCCGCGAAGAGCACGAATTCGTCGCCCTGATGATATTCCTCGTCATTGGCCACGTCAGCGCGAATCGGCAAACGATCGAAGTGCTGCGCCCACCGGACATTTACACCCGCACTGCCAAAGTGCTCGAGGAACTTCCAACCCTTTTCCGGATCCGGCGAGTCAACGGTCAGGAACCAGGTATGGCAACCGCCGTAGCCGGCCTGGCGACCGCCTTCAGGGACAGGATACGGGCCAAAGCTGAATTCAAAGTCAGGACTGTTCGGCCAAATCTGGGTGGCTCGCTCAGAATTGGTCAGGTGCATATTGCCGACCACGCCCTGGAAGAACGGTTGGAAGTAAGCCGGATAGCGGGCTGCTTCTCCCCAAAAATCCAACACCTGGTTGTAGCCGCCCTGGGCATCGTAGATATTGCGCTTCTGCCAGTTCAGGGCCTCTTCGGCCTCGGGCGTGTCAAGAGTCACGAGTCCCTCGGGGGAAGTAGTATCACCGCCCAATTGCCACATGGGAACCATCCAAAGGTGGTTGCCGCCGGTGCCGCGCAAGGGGTCGAACCCCAGTTTCTCAATCTTGTCACCGCTCACGGTGTAGAGCGTCGAGATTGCGTCTTCAAGATCAGTCCACGATGCTGGTGGATTCTCGGGGTCTAATCCCGCGTCGAGGTAGGCTTTATTACCGACGTAGAGGAAGCGGATGTCGGGGCCGAAGGGCATGCCATGCACAACACCTTTCCACTCCAGGTCGCCGCGGAGCGATTCCCAAATCTCCTCTTTCTTGATGACGTCTGAGGCCGCCATGTAAGAGTCGAGGCCATGCGGTACCTTGAGCACGGCCAATGTCTGGGACTGCCACGAACCCGCTTGGCCGACATCGAGGCCAAAACCGGCGGCGACGGCCGTCACCATCTTGTCCATGCGGTTGCCGGACTCTGCCGTGGCGTTTACGGTGATGCCGGGGTTCGCTTCTTCCAATTCCTGCACAACCTCTAGCCCAATGCCCTGGCTGAGGTCCCATGTAGCCGTTGTAAAGACCCGGATTTCGTAGGTCTCAGGAGCGGCAGGCTGCTCTTCCGCTTTAGCCTCCGTCTCTTCTGCGGCTGCCGGCGCCTCATCGGTCATCGTGGTGGCTGTACCGCAGGCCGCCAAGAGCGCCAAACTTGCGCCGGAACCAAGTCCGAGTAGCATTTTACGTCGTGTCATTTGAAAGCTCCTTTGTGGATG
Proteins encoded in this region:
- a CDS encoding type II CAAX endopeptidase family protein — encoded protein: MATSEPTPETNQPKTRAFPNVLQALVLLGLLLILQLGVTVVVGFYLSLQSIPMQELSTVLAMVNLSTFGAVVILGTAWSRVSARQLFYLRGFSPMLILPMFVMMLGLIIVVSELDNVLQRFLPIPDWLIEMLGELGLGEGFMLGTFIVLVVVAPITEEPLFRGILLHGFTRNYGAWWAVIVTAFLFGAIHMNPWQFVGAFFLGLAFGWWTLETRSILPAILGHAMNNGMVVITVDVLSVEIQGFNAWEEGVQTHQPWWFTLAGVVLLVVGAGILYKLWVQDRQT
- a CDS encoding transketolase, whose amino-acid sequence is MKMSIEDLEEQARLIRRDIITCTTIAGSGHPSSSLSGVEIMAALYFGGIMQYDPAKPQWHDRDRLIMSKGHASPLLYVVLAQAGYFSTDLLATLRQIGSPLEGHPNMTRLPGVEASTGSLGQGLSLGLGHAFAARIENRDFHVFVILGDGEQDEGQIWEAAMTAAHYKLDNVTAIVDHNKAQQTGWVRDVLDYSPLTEKWRAFQWDVQEIDGHDTSAVVQALQRAKSTEGRPSCIVAHTVKGKGVSFVEADYSYHGKSLTKEEEQRALEELGWQ
- a CDS encoding transketolase family protein translates to MAVEPKVNLKMGKATRDAFGAALREAGRTNPDIVVVDGDVNNSTRTEWFAQEFPERFINVGIAESNLVGIGAGLAACGKLPVIASFACFIMCNGYDQLRMSIAFPNLNVKVVGSHAGISIGEDGPSQMAIEDVALALGLPTFTVIVPADEPSTHKAVAAMLSAEGPAYMRVGRPDVPVIYGDNPDFTLGKANELRSGGDITLISNGIMVAAALEAAQTLAAEGVQARVLDMHTVRPLDVAAVTKAARETGKIVVAEEHLVQCGLGSVVAMAVVEHAPCAMAFVGVENTYAESGDASALLQKYGLTAQHIVAKARSLL
- a CDS encoding LysM peptidoglycan-binding domain-containing protein, which gives rise to MKVPIKFLRVMLLLLGLAVIATACVPFVGNGPDEETPTPEVIPTVIRPTQATSEAPAASPVPTLVPLPTRAPQAATAPPSCTPRTDWPTYTVQSGDTLYSIAQRSDSTQAIVQAANCLADPNKIFEGQSLRVPKQPAPREPAATPGPAATPQPGFFQATVTPGAPTATGEVEFTIIVQDNTAIPGSPGSYQARTADGAVKLGVSVTNVTSFEIVRADGYVLDREQAASGSTTAGGNFSYTKLNRAEGSNHLIFTIKVIKPDGTEDESTPYYIQWP
- a CDS encoding Gfo/Idh/MocA family oxidoreductase — translated: MGSKRYRAALIGCGGMSKSHLPALHEVAEIDVVAVCDIDEGRLHAVGDAFNVANRYTDYHAMFAAEKLDIVAIATQGPQHCAATVAAAEHGVHVLCEKPMALDLVEADQMVEACDQAGVKLAINHQATVRPSLQRMRSMIENGDIGDVILVRGNNKSGRKAGNELMEMGTHVFDRMQFLGGAPTWCLAHLTWEGRAATIDDAMDSQEMSPRDRASGLVLGERAYALFGMSRAPVGECQFLGYEKTDSRLYSVDVLGTKGQLSLRGTGTRRGNSDLFHLPVPAFYPADLQDAPQWQHIAVPEELDPRLGEHSITPILQELIKSIETGSEHPCSGEAGRYNLEMVMAMYTSHLSGQRVSIPLAERTHPLSAGSSSVAHS
- a CDS encoding Gfo/Idh/MocA family oxidoreductase, which translates into the protein MGELAQVAVITSPTGTMHVSGFLEILAALPEVAEVALVTDGADDIEAHAQAHLGARLVGTFADTDSLYAAFQPDLAIVSLEPRTAPPVIAACVRQGSHVLAEKPACLQWEEFGELAALADAQQRNIGLAFAARGFPFLQDARRQVSNGRLGKLYGVDTYFIADQTRVQQAEWQASWFSQKAYAGGGHLMWLGIHYVDLLHHLTGQRIVEVAGLTAVVGGAPIDTEDAAVAVLRFEDGMVGTLTSAYYVDRNKQSHLHLWGSDGWLRGRPNDWESLEWYSTHSAERSAPYRTIRYDAPTDDAAPTYYGLVRAAVRGALGLEAHPVATAEALHVLKVVHAIYRAAETGQTQRIE
- a CDS encoding cobalamin-independent methionine synthase II family protein, coding for MPVPSSDPAPNTAGDHKEPPILTTVVGSYPAPAWLLAMPSRPALRDAMLAVFKTQELAGIDVVTDGELSRFDVNHPETQGMIEYFVSPLGGIDTTFSRAEVAAFRQQSGMQFRKQPAGVVRDAIGEGTLDLPSAATGGSLTTRPYKFTLTSPYMLAKSLLDLHYRDIRSLAFAIADVFCKQAADLNAAALQIDEANLVGSPSDGEWAADVLNHVFAGFNGQKGVHLCFGNYGGQTVQQGLFKDLLPFFNRLECDHLLLEFSRPGDAELPVFQDLRPDVALGIGVVDIKDNAVETPDLIARRIERVVTVLGADRIKWVHPDCGFWMLSRIVADQKMAALVKGRDLFLGQNSTKE
- a CDS encoding acetylxylan esterase, whose product is MIGEDPRLTGADVDPLRQRLFEAYDNWLMRQCREHYDARGENWQRDYSNQNAYLKSIEPNRERLLAMIGGWPWERGPLEPRIEEIAATDTYTASRVWYTSFDDVRVDAILIRPHGPGPFPAVLAQHGVNHTPEQICGFCDPEHSAAYHEIGVRLAKHGYVVIAPRMIGGYGEDRFNVPNIPSLRKHEQGRAQNQIHRKAILIGQTIQALEYFTLSRAVDYLETLPEVDNSRIGLYGLSRGGRAALWLGALEQRLQAVVSSAWFNERFSKMLQPEIIKVGSFIETSSEFQFIPGLFHEFGDADIASLICPRAFFVEDGKHDGAVWWPNAVQEFKLVEEIYRNLGIPEKCGIRIHEQGHETEPEAEITDIQAVAFLDRWLKAV
- a CDS encoding extracellular solute-binding protein; the protein is MTRRKMLLGLGSGASLALLAACGTATTMTDEAPAAAEETEAKAEEQPAAPETYEIRVFTTATWDLSQGIGLEVVQELEEANPGITVNATAESGNRMDKMVTAVAAGFGLDVGQAGSWQSQTLAVLKVPHGLDSYMAASDVIKKEEIWESLRGDLEWKGVVHGMPFGPDIRFLYVGNKAYLDAGLDPENPPASWTDLEDAISTLYTVSGDKIEKLGFDPLRGTGGNHLWMVPMWQLGGDTTSPEGLVTLDTPEAEEALNWQKRNIYDAQGGYNQVLDFWGEAARYPAYFQPFFQGVVGNMHLTNSERATQIWPNSPDFEFSFGPYPVPEGGRQAGYGGCHTWFLTVDSPDPEKGWKFLEHFGSAGVNVRWAQHFDRLPIRADVANDEEYHQGDEFVLFAANMMQHRKFVIPLPGAPQVLSFVNGFVPDVMAGNRTIPEALKEAEEQVQTILDDFLAEHGETR